In Hyperolius riggenbachi isolate aHypRig1 chromosome 10, aHypRig1.pri, whole genome shotgun sequence, a genomic segment contains:
- the LOC137534417 gene encoding histone H3, with protein MARTKQTARKSTGGKAPRKQLATKAARKSAPATGGVKKPHRYRPGTVALREIRRYQKSTELLIRKLPFQRLVREIAQDFKTDLRFQSSAVMALQEASEAYLVGLFEDTNLCAIHAKRVTIMPKDIQLARRIRGERA; from the coding sequence ATGGCCAGAACCAAGCAGACAGCCCGCAAGTCCACCGGCGGGAAGGCTCCCCGCAAGCAGCTGGCTACTAAAGCCGCCCGTAAGAGCGCTCCAGCCACCGGCGGAGTGAAGAAGCCCCACCGCTACCGGCCCGGCACTGTGGCTCTCCGCGAGATCCGCCGCTACCAGAAATCCACCGAGCTGCTAATCCGCAAGCTGCCCTTCCAGCGCCTGGTGCGGGAGATCGCCCAGGACTTCAAGACCGACCTGCGCTTCCAGAGCTCGGCCGTCATGGCTCTGCAGGAGGCCAGCGAGGCTTATCTGGTGGGGCTCTTCGAGGACACCAACCTGTGCGCCATCCACGCCAAGAGGGTCACCATCATGCCCAAAGACATCCAGCTGGCCCGCAGGATCCGCGGCGAGAGGGCCTAA
- the LOC137534418 gene encoding histone H3, producing the protein MARTKQTARKSTGGKAPRKQLATKAARKSAPATGGVKKPHRYRPGTVALREIRRYQKSTELLIRKLPFQRLVREIAQDFKTDLRFQSSAVMALQEASEAYLVGLFEDTNLCAIHAKRVTIMPKDIQLARRIRGERA; encoded by the coding sequence ATGGCCAGAACCAAGCAGACAGCCCGCAAGTCCACCGGCGGGAAGGCTCCCCGCAAGCAGCTGGCTACTAAAGCCGCCCGTAAGAGCGCTCCAGCCACCGGCGGAGTGAAGAAGCCCCACCGCTACCGGCCCGGCACTGTGGCTCTCCGCGAGATCCGCCGCTACCAGAAATCCACCGAGCTGCTAATCCGCAAGTTGCCCTTCCAGCGCCTGGTGCGGGAGATCGCTCAGGACTTCAAGACCGACCTGCGCTTCCAGAGCTCGGCCGTCATGGCTCTGCAGGAGGCCAGCGAGGCTTATCTGGTGGGGCTCTTCGAGGACACCAACCTGTGCGCCATCCACGCCAAGAGGGTCACCATCATGCCCAAAGACATCCAGCTGGCCCGCAGGATCCGCGGCGAGAGGGCCTAA
- the LOC137536786 gene encoding histone H2B 1.1-like → MPEPAKSAPAPKKGSKKAVSKSQKKDGKKRRKSRKESYAIYVYKVLKQAMSIMNSFVNDIFERIAGEASRLAHYNKRHTITSREIQTAVRLLLPGELAKHAVSEGTKAVTKYTSAK, encoded by the exons ATGCCTGAGCCAGCCAAGTCCGCTCCTGCCCCCAAGAAGGGCTCCAAGAAAGCCGTGAGCAAGAGCCAGAAGAAGGACGGCAAGAAGCGTAGGAAGAGCAGGAAGGAGAGTTACGCCATCTACGTGtacaaggtgctgaagcag GCCATGAGCATCATGAACTCCTTCGTCAATGACATCTTCGAGCGCATCGCCGGGGAAGCTTCCCGTCTGGCTCATTACAACAAGCGCCACACCATCACCTCCCGGGAGATCCAGACCGCCGTCCGCCTGCTGCTGCCGGGAGAGCTGGCCAAGCACGCCGTGTCCGAGGGCACCAAGGCCGTCACCAAGTACACCAGCGCCAAGTAA
- the LOC137534425 gene encoding histone H2A type 2-B: MSGRGKQGGKARAKAKTRSSRAGLQFPVGRVHRLLRKGNYAERVGAGAPVYLAAVLEYLTAEILELAGNAARDNKKTRIIPRHLQLAVRNDEELNKLLGGVTIAQGGVLPNIQAVLLPKKTESHKAAKSK, from the coding sequence ATGTCTGGACGCGGCAAACAAGGCGGCAAGGCCCGTGCTAAGGCCAAGACTCGCTCCTCCCGGGCCGGCCTGCAGTTCCCAGTCGGCCGTGTTCACCGTCTGCTGAGGAAGGGCAACTATGCGGAGCGGGTGGGGGCCGGAGCTCCGGTCTATCTGGCCGCAGTGCTGGAGTACCTGACCGCTGAGATCCTGGAGCTGGCTGGCAACGCCGCCCGGGACAACAAGAAGACCCGCATCATCCCCCGCCACCTGCAGCTGGCTGTCCGCAACGACGAGGAGCTCAACAAGCTGCTGGGTGGGGTGACCATCGCCCAGGGGGGAGTCCTGCCCAACATCCAGGccgtgctgctgcccaagaagaCCGAGAGCCACAAGGCGGCCAAGAGCAAGTAA
- the LOC137534440 gene encoding histone H4, producing the protein MSGRGKGGKGLGKGGAKRHRKVLRDNIQGITKPAIRRLARRGGVKRISGLIYEETRGVLKVFLENVIRDAVTYTEHAKRKTVTAMDVVYALKRQGRTLYGFGG; encoded by the coding sequence ATGTCTGGCAGAGGAAAGGGCGGTAAAGGTCTCGGGAAAGGAGGCGCCAAGCGGCACAGGAAGGTGCTCCGGGACAACATCCAGGGCATCACTAAGCCCGCCATCCGCCGCCTGGCCCGCAGAGGGGGTGTCAAGCGTATCTCCGGCCTCATCTATGAGGAGACCCGCGGAGTGCTGAAGGTTTTCCTGGAGAATGTCATCCGCGATGCCGTCACCTACACCGAGCACGCCAAGAGGAAGACCGTCACCGCCATGGATGTGGTGTACGCCCTGAAACGCCAGGGGCGCACCCTCTACGGCTTCGGCGGCTAA